DNA sequence from the Streptomyces sp. CA-210063 genome:
GGACGCAGTCATCACAGCGGTGCAACCGGCAGACGGCAGCACCAATTACCGCCTCAACATCTTCTACGACGGGATGAGCGACCGGGTGGTGGCGCAGACCGACGCCCCGGCCTCGGTCACTGACCCGCTGGCCACCCAGTACGCCGGCAAGCTGGTGATCAAGAGCGACGCCGCGGTGCCCGGCAAGTGCGCGCCGCACCAGACCACCCAGGCCAATTCGCTGGCCACGGCCGCGACGCCGGCGACGGGTGTCGGCGATGTCAAGACGCAACTGCAGTGGAAGCAGGTCCAAGCCCTGGCCGACTACAACTGTGCGCTCACCGCGTTCGACGACCCCACCATCGGACCAGTGATCATCTTCCCCAAGGACTACACCGGCGACATCAACAACCTTCAGAAGCCGCCCGGCTGGACCGACCAGTCCGGACATGTCCCAGCCAGCTGGCCCGCCCCCACCACCGCCAAGAGCCCTCAGTTCACCCTCGCTCAGATCCAGAACATCCAGACTGCAGCCGTCAGCAAGATCGCGGGCGCCAGCAGCGACACCACCAACTACGGCGTGGACGTTTACTACGACGGGATGAGCGACCGGGTGGTGGTCGCGACCGACGCCCCGCCCTCGGTCACCGACTCGCTGGTCACCGCCTACCCGAACCAGGTCGTGATCAAGCCGACAACCACGCCGACCTTCACCGACAACTAGACCGCCGCCGGACAGGCAACCGGAACACCCCGTTCTCGCAGCCTCGGGAGGCCCGTAACACCAAGGCTCGCCGACACGGCGCACCTGCCCGGCGAGGCACAACCGAACATCAGGCAGGGGCCGGGGTAACCCGGCCCCTGCCTGCATTGTCAGCCGCGCACAACCGGGCAGCGGGCAGCGAGTCGGCACCGACTGCCAGGACCTCGCACTCGCGGCTGTAGCCGACCGGGGTGGGTGGCGTGACGACCGCGTAGGTCGCCGTCCCATCGATCCATCGCTGGTTTCATTCGGGTTTGAGCAGGTTTGCGAGCCCATTACGGACTACGGTGATGGCAGCAAGCTCGGGAGACAGAGACACCGGGAGGCGACGTGTCGGCTCATTCTGCCGGGCGCGGCAGCCGTGCCGAGGGGCTTGACCCCGTACGACTGGTGTTGCTGGCGTCCGCCGCCGAAGGGCTGTCCAACACCGAGGCCCTCGAGCTCGCCCTGCAGCAGGCGACCGCCGGCCTGAGGGGCCTGGGCGGTCTCATGCACCGGTGCGATACCGGAGGCGGACCGTTGCGTCTGGTCACGGTCAGTGGCCTTGCCCCCAGGACCGCCGAGCGCTGGGCCGCCATCCCGGTGGACGAGGACGTCCCACCCGCGCGTGCCATGCGCCGCGCCGGCTATGTCTGGCTCGACGCGGACAGCTTGGAAATCGGGGCCGCCGGCATCGCGTCGGTGCCGCTGCCGGGCCCGGACGGGCCCGTCGGCGCACTGTCCGTTTTCACAGGGGCGCCCGGCGAGCCGGAACCGGCACGGCGATCCCTCCTGCACTCGGTGGCTGAGTGGGCCGCGGGGCACCTGGACGGAGTCCCCGCTCTCTCTCCGACCGGGGCGCAAAATCGGCGGGATGGGGTCGCCCGAACCCTCGACGCCATGAGCGACGTCTTCGTGGCGGTCGACGGCGACTGGCGTATCACCTTTCTCAACAAAGCGGCTGAGCGTGTCCTCGGCGTTGGCCGGACAGCCATCGGGAGCGTTCTGTGGGATGTTTCCGCCAGCCACGTGGCTGGTCTGGAAGCACAGTGCCGAAGAGCGTCCGCCGAGAGAACTCCGGTCGACTTCGATCTTCGCTGGCCCGCTGATCAGCGTTTCTACCAAACACGGCTGGTCCCTTTGGGGAGTGGAGGACTGACGATCTCCTTCGCCGACGTCACCGAACTGCGGCTGCGTGGAGCCGGGCGCACGGCCGAAGAGCAAGCCGCGGCCGGGCGAACCGCGCGCATGGGTCAGCTGACAGTCGCGCTCACGGAAGCAGTGTCGTCGAAGGACGTGGTCCGGGCCGTCGCGGAGCATGTCCTGCCACCGTTCGGTGCCGACGGGCTTGTGGTCGAAATCCTGGAGGGCGGGCGCGTGCGCGTGCTCGACTCCGTCGGGTACACGGAGGACTTCCTTCGCCTGATCGACGGAGTGCCGCTGGCCGCCAACACCGCGGTCACCGACCCCCTCCGCACCCGCACGCCCAGTTTCATCGAGTCCACGGCGGAGTTCATCAAGCGCTACCCGAACTTGGAGGGCCTGACAACCAGGTCCACCAAACACGCATGGGCGTTCCTCCCACTCATCGCATCCGGTCACGCCATCGGCTGCTGCGTCGTCTCCTTCGCCCGACCGCGCTCCTTCAGCGAGGGGGAACGCACCCTGCTGACCGCTGTCAGCGGTCTGGTCGCACAGGCCCTGGAGCGAGCCCGTCTCTACGACGCCGAGCACACTCGCGCCCAACGACTCCAGCGTGACCTGCTCCCCAGGACGCTGCCCGACCTGCCCGCCGTCGTCGCCGCCGCCCGCTACCTGCCCTCAGGCCGGGGCGAGAGCGTGGGCGGGGACTGGTACGACGTGATCCGGCTCTCCTCCGACAGGGTCGCCATGGTGATCGGGGACGTCATGGGTCATGGCATCTCCGAGGCCGCGACCATGGGACGGTTGCGTACCGCGGTCCGCACTCTCGCCGATCTGGAACTGGAACCCGACGAACTGCTCGGCCATCTCAGCGAGATCGTCGGCGACCTGGGTGAGGACTATTACGCCACGTGCTCCTACGCCGTCTACGACCCGGTCACCCGGGTCTGTTCGCTGGCCCTGGCCGGGCATCTCCCGCCCGTCATCGTCCAGGCGGACGGTACGGTCCACTCCCCCGAGCTGACTGTCAACCCACCGCTGGGCGCCGCCGAACCCCCCTTCGAGGTCCATGAACTGCAGCTGCCGGAGGAAAGTCTCCTGGTGTTCTGCACAGACGGTCTCGTGGAGTCCGCCGACCGGGCCGTCGATCAAGGGCTGGCAGAACTGCAGCACTTCCTCAAGCAGGCCATGGCTCGGACGTCGTACTTCTCGGTCAACTCCCGGGCCGACGCCTCACGCCGGCTCGACGCCCTCTGCGACGACATCGTCTTGGCCCTTCTGCCCCACCG
Encoded proteins:
- a CDS encoding ATP-binding SpoIIE family protein phosphatase, with protein sequence MSAHSAGRGSRAEGLDPVRLVLLASAAEGLSNTEALELALQQATAGLRGLGGLMHRCDTGGGPLRLVTVSGLAPRTAERWAAIPVDEDVPPARAMRRAGYVWLDADSLEIGAAGIASVPLPGPDGPVGALSVFTGAPGEPEPARRSLLHSVAEWAAGHLDGVPALSPTGAQNRRDGVARTLDAMSDVFVAVDGDWRITFLNKAAERVLGVGRTAIGSVLWDVSASHVAGLEAQCRRASAERTPVDFDLRWPADQRFYQTRLVPLGSGGLTISFADVTELRLRGAGRTAEEQAAAGRTARMGQLTVALTEAVSSKDVVRAVAEHVLPPFGADGLVVEILEGGRVRVLDSVGYTEDFLRLIDGVPLAANTAVTDPLRTRTPSFIESTAEFIKRYPNLEGLTTRSTKHAWAFLPLIASGHAIGCCVVSFARPRSFSEGERTLLTAVSGLVAQALERARLYDAEHTRAQRLQRDLLPRTLPDLPAVVAAARYLPSGRGESVGGDWYDVIRLSSDRVAMVIGDVMGHGISEAATMGRLRTAVRTLADLELEPDELLGHLSEIVGDLGEDYYATCSYAVYDPVTRVCSLALAGHLPPVIVQADGTVHSPELTVNPPLGAAEPPFEVHELQLPEESLLVFCTDGLVESADRAVDQGLAELQHFLKQAMARTSYFSVNSRADASRRLDALCDDIVLALLPHRERTNDDAALLIAHTRSTPVGDVASYSLSVDPRAAGQARQYVRAQLATWGLEELEMTTELLVSELVGNVVRHAKGPVRLRLLRSQSLICEVYDGSLTTPRIRRAGHTDEGGRGLCLVAALSRRWGTRFLGEGKCIWTEQDLPAGTLSVRT